From a single Bacillus pseudomycoides DSM 12442 genomic region:
- a CDS encoding DinB family protein, which produces MSEVKNIISNFSHYSSWLSTLEEIDDTLWSKSIAEGKWSVREIIVHIMNWDNHLLKKVLPSVQNEKGMEFPNFDTHNKKASDYAKSGISQSKLLEEAKDTRELLIKELNEFPIEKLNKSLTANGVTHCPHTGAPYSLIYIVKEFTDHDNHHKGQIIQFLRENNLD; this is translated from the coding sequence TTGAGTGAGGTAAAAAACATAATTAGTAATTTTAGTCATTATTCATCTTGGTTAAGCACTTTAGAAGAAATTGATGACACATTATGGTCTAAATCAATAGCCGAAGGTAAGTGGTCTGTAAGGGAGATAATAGTCCATATTATGAATTGGGATAATCATCTATTAAAAAAGGTCCTCCCATCTGTACAAAATGAAAAGGGAATGGAGTTTCCAAATTTTGATACACATAATAAAAAGGCATCAGACTATGCAAAATCAGGAATATCACAATCAAAACTTCTTGAAGAAGCAAAAGATACAAGGGAACTACTTATAAAAGAACTTAACGAATTTCCAATCGAAAAGTTAAACAAGTCATTAACTGCAAATGGTGTAACTCATTGTCCACATACTGGAGCACCTTACTCACTTATATATATTGTTAAGGAATTTACAGACCACGATAACCACCACAAAGGGCAAATTATACAATTCTTAAGGGAAAACAATTTGGATTAA
- a CDS encoding YflJ family protein — protein sequence MYFGSKGWYVKELKKLGIRTYEGKKLESYRTHVLASLLERVQKESA from the coding sequence ATGTATTTCGGTAGCAAAGGTTGGTATGTAAAGGAACTAAAAAAATTAGGTATCCGTACTTATGAAGGTAAAAAACTAGAATCCTATCGTACGCATGTGTTGGCTAGTTTGCTTGAGAGAGTTCAGAAAGAATCGGCTTAA
- a CDS encoding YhzD family protein, with the protein MGVYVLTVFEKDGSKMLDESFEAATEAEAKSKGASILQEKGLHKHTHRCTSSAGKLVLFQR; encoded by the coding sequence ATGGGAGTATACGTTCTAACAGTCTTTGAAAAAGATGGTTCAAAAATGCTAGACGAATCATTCGAGGCGGCAACAGAAGCAGAAGCGAAATCAAAAGGAGCATCCATTTTACAAGAAAAGGGATTGCATAAGCACACACATCGCTGCACATCTTCAGCAGGAAAGCTCGTTTTATTCCAGCGCTAA
- a CDS encoding metallophosphoesterase family protein, producing the protein MKQVKFIHAADLHLDSPFKGMEMNVPSSVWERMKQSTFQSFERIIDKAIQERVDFVLLAGDLYDAETRSLRAQVFVREQMKRLSQYEIPVYIIHGNHDHLGGSWAAIEFPENVHVFAEPYVEEKPFYKDDELLASIYGFSYLQQAVTDNMTAQYAKMSDAPFHIGMLHGSVEGDAEHNRYAPFQIRELKEKGFDYWALGHIHKREILAEEPYIIYPGNIQGRHRKETGEKGAYLVEITEQGTVCSFFGAADVVWEETEISIDELQTVDDLMTACTEVMNEWRQEEEGTLLTIVFIGQGPLFPYLRDEKRVEEIFHILAAGEERRDFVYVMKWKNETVSFAEIQRLKEENHFVGSVLQELESFTNMDAVLRTIWTSPVARNVIESFSDEEKAEIQKEAENIILEQLFQQERDKK; encoded by the coding sequence GTGAAACAAGTAAAGTTTATACATGCGGCAGATTTGCATTTGGATAGTCCGTTTAAAGGGATGGAAATGAATGTGCCGTCATCTGTTTGGGAAAGAATGAAGCAAAGTACGTTTCAGTCGTTTGAGCGTATTATCGATAAAGCAATTCAAGAGCGCGTTGATTTTGTATTACTAGCAGGAGATTTATATGATGCGGAAACGAGAAGTCTTAGGGCGCAAGTGTTTGTGAGGGAGCAGATGAAGCGCCTTTCGCAGTATGAGATTCCGGTTTATATCATTCATGGTAACCACGATCATTTAGGGGGAAGCTGGGCAGCAATTGAGTTTCCTGAAAATGTTCATGTGTTTGCAGAGCCATATGTAGAAGAAAAGCCGTTTTATAAAGATGATGAACTGCTTGCATCTATTTATGGGTTTAGTTATTTGCAGCAGGCTGTAACGGATAATATGACGGCGCAGTATGCAAAAATGAGCGATGCGCCTTTTCATATTGGCATGCTTCACGGGAGTGTGGAAGGCGATGCGGAACATAATCGCTATGCGCCGTTTCAAATTCGTGAGTTAAAAGAAAAGGGATTTGATTACTGGGCTCTTGGGCATATACATAAGCGAGAGATTTTAGCAGAGGAGCCATATATCATTTATCCAGGCAATATACAAGGACGCCACCGGAAGGAAACAGGAGAGAAGGGGGCGTATCTTGTTGAGATAACAGAGCAGGGAACGGTGTGCTCATTTTTCGGTGCGGCGGATGTAGTTTGGGAAGAGACGGAAATTAGCATTGATGAACTGCAAACAGTTGATGACCTTATGACAGCTTGTACGGAAGTGATGAATGAATGGCGTCAGGAAGAGGAAGGAACTCTTTTGACAATTGTATTCATCGGACAAGGGCCATTGTTTCCTTATTTACGTGATGAAAAACGTGTGGAAGAGATTTTTCATATTTTAGCAGCGGGAGAAGAACGAAGAGATTTTGTGTATGTGATGAAGTGGAAGAATGAGACGGTTTCATTTGCAGAAATCCAGCGATTAAAAGAGGAGAATCATTTTGTTGGTAGTGTATTGCAAGAATTGGAATCATTTACGAATATGGATGCGGTGCTTAGGACGATTTGGACATCTCCAGTTGCGCGTAATGTGATTGAATCCTTTTCAGATGAGGAAAAAGCAGAAATTCAAAAGGAAGCGGAAAATATTATATTAGAGCAACTATTCCAGCAAGAGAGGGATAAAAAATGA
- a CDS encoding ATP-binding protein gives MKIEKLHIYGYGKLENVEMDLSLLTVLYGENEAGKSTIRSFMKSILFGFPMRGQRRYEPKEGGKYGGRVTVMTEQYGRLQIERLPKTAAGEVTVYFEDGKTAGEEVLQTVLSGMNESLFDSVFSFDMHGLQNIHHIGEAEIGNYLFSASAVGSDALLQLDKKLEKEMEQRFKPNGRKPEINASLQEIKKLQEKLGAWQGKIGTYEKLMGQLKENEGRLAHIRNEKEMAEKRKQDYEVLAALQPLVIEKHAYEKVLEEQKNPFPVRGVERFETIKAKLEPLGVQLDSIQKRMEMVQTEVDGVEVQEELLQKDSYVEELRMQHMSYENARQEMRDITVSIGNMKEEIEELEQQIGATFEKESVLSFDTSLAAKEMITQMVQKARALETRKEQLDERFKVVQEQLEEQEENVRHIRKQMLADEERQALVEKERSFQDTVFMGTGVERMKRKYEERMKTAQEKKKRWQTICFLLLAINTVILLTSIFLDNRALLFTSVIVFVLIVLALVLYKDTSSDGLQEELLSLQQSAGGRQNEEALSIRYQLEKDEEIRKLFERESYKLQQIERTYDKGVSAYEEWERDTFRMGEQVDTYNARYSFPSFYTYAHVLPAFERIEKMQQLYREVGKLAERKGILYEMISQFEHKLENVMENTDFDHLHMISNRIQKEKEKKQKREQLLGKLADWKEEQALLQHQVEQLTLERDALWEMAAATDEEMFLEAGKRAEKREDAEKQVERLSPQIDMLEKRLTSLSLAEHYQVEGYEGKLKQEALYIQDFLSQEKELTERIAEHRVDVANLEEGSTYGDLLHEWEMKKSQVREQVKKWAAYAAAKTVLTKTKQYYHEVQLPRILQKAEEYFVYLTGGQYSKIFSPSETEPFIVERSDGIRFYSHELSQATAEQLYLSLRFALARTFEHDYPFIIDDSFVHFDAVRTERTIQLIKEIAKDRQVIFFTCHAHLLSFFAEKQIIKLTREHKENKV, from the coding sequence ATGAAAATTGAAAAACTCCATATTTATGGTTATGGAAAATTAGAAAATGTGGAAATGGATCTTTCATTGCTGACGGTGTTGTACGGTGAAAATGAAGCAGGAAAATCAACGATTCGTTCGTTTATGAAGAGTATTTTGTTTGGGTTCCCAATGAGAGGACAAAGGCGTTATGAGCCGAAAGAAGGCGGGAAGTACGGCGGCAGGGTGACTGTTATGACTGAGCAGTATGGGAGACTCCAAATCGAGCGCTTGCCGAAAACGGCTGCTGGGGAAGTAACAGTATACTTTGAAGATGGAAAAACAGCTGGAGAAGAAGTGTTACAGACTGTGCTAAGCGGGATGAATGAGAGCCTGTTTGATTCTGTCTTTTCGTTTGATATGCACGGTCTTCAAAATATTCATCATATTGGAGAAGCTGAAATCGGAAATTATTTATTTTCGGCGAGTGCAGTTGGGAGCGATGCCCTGCTGCAGTTAGATAAAAAGTTAGAAAAAGAAATGGAGCAGCGTTTTAAGCCAAATGGTCGTAAGCCTGAGATCAATGCGTCACTTCAAGAAATAAAGAAGCTCCAAGAAAAGCTTGGGGCGTGGCAAGGGAAGATTGGTACGTATGAAAAGTTAATGGGGCAGTTAAAAGAAAATGAAGGGCGTCTTGCCCATATTCGGAATGAAAAAGAGATGGCAGAAAAGCGTAAGCAAGACTATGAAGTATTGGCTGCATTGCAACCTCTTGTGATTGAAAAACATGCATATGAAAAAGTGCTAGAAGAACAGAAGAATCCGTTTCCTGTTCGAGGAGTAGAACGTTTCGAAACGATAAAAGCAAAACTCGAGCCGCTCGGGGTGCAATTGGATTCCATCCAGAAAAGGATGGAAATGGTGCAAACGGAAGTGGATGGGGTAGAAGTACAAGAAGAGCTCTTGCAAAAGGATAGCTATGTAGAAGAACTTCGTATGCAGCATATGTCATATGAAAATGCACGTCAAGAAATGCGTGATATTACAGTAAGTATTGGAAATATGAAAGAAGAGATAGAAGAGCTTGAGCAGCAAATTGGTGCTACTTTTGAGAAAGAAAGTGTGCTTTCATTTGATACAAGCCTTGCAGCGAAAGAAATGATAACGCAAATGGTGCAAAAGGCGAGAGCATTAGAGACGCGGAAAGAGCAGCTAGATGAGCGCTTTAAAGTAGTGCAAGAGCAACTAGAAGAACAGGAAGAGAATGTAAGGCACATCCGAAAGCAGATGTTAGCGGATGAAGAGCGACAGGCGCTTGTAGAAAAGGAAAGATCGTTTCAAGATACAGTTTTTATGGGTACTGGCGTGGAACGAATGAAGCGTAAATATGAAGAAAGAATGAAAACCGCGCAGGAAAAGAAAAAGCGCTGGCAGACGATTTGTTTCCTTTTGTTAGCTATTAATACAGTGATTTTGCTGACAAGTATATTTCTAGATAATCGTGCGTTATTATTTACAAGTGTTATCGTCTTTGTCCTAATTGTACTTGCACTTGTTTTGTATAAAGATACTTCTTCCGATGGTTTACAAGAAGAACTGCTCTCGCTGCAGCAAAGTGCAGGTGGAAGGCAAAATGAAGAGGCGCTATCCATTCGTTATCAATTAGAAAAAGATGAAGAAATTCGTAAATTATTTGAGCGAGAGTCTTATAAATTACAACAAATAGAACGAACCTATGATAAAGGTGTTTCTGCATATGAAGAATGGGAGCGAGATACGTTTCGTATGGGAGAGCAAGTGGATACATATAATGCGCGTTATTCTTTCCCAAGTTTTTATACATATGCACATGTCTTGCCAGCATTTGAACGCATTGAAAAGATGCAGCAGTTATATCGTGAGGTAGGAAAGCTGGCGGAGCGAAAAGGAATATTATATGAAATGATTTCGCAGTTTGAACATAAACTAGAAAACGTTATGGAAAATACAGATTTTGATCATCTTCATATGATCAGTAATCGTATTCAAAAGGAAAAAGAAAAGAAACAAAAGAGAGAGCAGCTTTTAGGGAAGCTAGCTGATTGGAAAGAAGAACAAGCACTATTACAGCATCAAGTAGAACAACTTACATTAGAAAGAGATGCGCTCTGGGAAATGGCAGCAGCTACTGATGAAGAAATGTTTTTAGAAGCTGGCAAGAGGGCAGAAAAGCGTGAAGATGCAGAGAAGCAAGTAGAGCGGTTATCACCTCAAATTGACATGTTAGAAAAACGTTTAACAAGCTTATCATTAGCGGAACACTATCAAGTGGAAGGGTATGAAGGAAAGCTGAAACAAGAAGCGCTCTATATACAAGACTTCCTTTCACAAGAGAAGGAGTTGACCGAGCGTATTGCGGAGCACCGCGTAGATGTTGCGAACTTAGAAGAAGGTAGTACGTACGGCGATTTACTCCATGAATGGGAAATGAAAAAGTCCCAAGTGCGTGAGCAAGTGAAGAAGTGGGCGGCGTATGCAGCGGCAAAAACAGTGTTAACAAAAACAAAGCAATACTATCATGAAGTGCAGCTGCCGCGCATTTTACAAAAGGCAGAGGAGTATTTTGTATATTTAACAGGCGGTCAGTATAGTAAGATTTTTTCACCATCAGAAACAGAGCCGTTTATTGTAGAACGAAGTGATGGTATTCGTTTTTATAGTCATGAACTCAGTCAAGCGACAGCGGAGCAACTTTATTTATCACTAAGATTTGCGCTAGCCCGGACGTTTGAACATGATTATCCATTTATTATTGATGATAGCTTTGTGCATTTTGATGCAGTAAGAACAGAACGAACAATCCAGTTAATAAAAGAAATTGCGAAGGATAGACAAGTGATTTTCTTTACATGTCATGCCCATCTATTATCATTCTTTGCGGAAAAACAGATTATAAAATTAACACGTGAGCATAAAGAAAATAAGGTATAA
- the yhaM gene encoding 3'-5' exoribonuclease YhaM, with product MKKKIAEYEVGEQVDIFLLIKTATKGIASNGKPFLTVILQDQTGDIEAKLWDVSPEVEKQYVAETIVKVAGDIQNYKGRIQLRVKQIRVANANEVTDISDFVEKAPVKKEDMVEKITQYIFEMRNPNIQRLTRHLLNKHQNEFLDYPAATKNHHEFVSGLAYHVVSMLDLAKAIATLYPSLDKDLLYAGVILHDLGKVIELSGPISTTYTLEGNLLGHISIMVNEIGKAADELKIEGEEVLILQHIVLSHHGKAEWGSPKPPLVKEAEILHYIDNLDAKMNMMDRALGRTKPGEYTERVFALDNRSFYKPTFHN from the coding sequence ATGAAAAAGAAAATTGCAGAATATGAAGTTGGTGAACAAGTCGATATCTTCTTGTTAATTAAGACAGCGACAAAAGGTATCGCGAGTAATGGGAAGCCATTTTTAACAGTAATCTTACAAGACCAAACTGGAGATATTGAAGCGAAGCTATGGGATGTATCACCAGAAGTTGAGAAACAATATGTAGCAGAAACGATTGTGAAAGTAGCTGGAGATATTCAAAACTATAAAGGGCGTATTCAACTTCGTGTGAAGCAAATTCGCGTTGCAAATGCGAATGAAGTGACAGATATCTCAGACTTTGTAGAAAAAGCACCAGTGAAAAAAGAAGATATGGTAGAAAAGATTACACAGTACATATTTGAAATGAGAAATCCGAACATTCAGCGTCTGACAAGACACTTATTGAATAAACATCAAAATGAATTTTTAGACTATCCAGCAGCGACGAAAAATCATCACGAGTTCGTATCGGGGCTTGCGTATCACGTTGTATCGATGCTTGATTTAGCGAAAGCCATTGCTACGCTATACCCATCTTTAGATAAAGATTTACTGTATGCAGGTGTTATTTTACATGACCTTGGTAAAGTAATTGAATTGTCTGGTCCAATTTCAACAACGTATACATTAGAAGGAAATCTACTTGGCCACATTTCCATCATGGTAAACGAAATTGGAAAAGCAGCAGATGAACTGAAAATCGAAGGAGAAGAAGTATTAATTCTTCAGCACATCGTCTTATCCCATCACGGGAAAGCGGAATGGGGTAGCCCAAAACCGCCATTAGTAAAAGAAGCAGAAATTCTGCATTACATCGATAATTTAGATGCGAAGATGAACATGATGGATCGTGCCCTTGGGCGCACGAAACCAGGTGAATACACAGAACGTGTCTTTGCACTTGATAATCGTTCGTTTTATAAGCCTACTTTTCATAACTAA
- a CDS encoding Rap family tetratricopeptide repeat protein: MSAHVVTKEQIKHSLDAWYQSMLQQQVEKATRLKEEIESKINHMEEDQNILFYYSLLDFRYQVLADRLSITSNSFDKIDSLSLPNDLLLTHYYHLFKGIHLMFISNYKESEIHFEKAKELLKQVSNPIEQAEFHQHFAVLYHHTYKMLSSIEYINKAKVIFLNQEGYEVKVASCENIIGTACIFLKQFEQAEEHLNRAIDILQKAKEDKLILIVRHNLGLLYATQNLSTLAIRHLSEVTEKLPNHIKAIFLQAREHYKLGEINIAQKLIENGLNICSAVGNKEYMYHFNILKRLNERCSMDLVEKEIKEGLFYFEKQGLWDYVEEYGELLAVEFRKLNNHEKVSDYFNICYEAKQKLLSRGALK, translated from the coding sequence ATGAGTGCACATGTAGTAACGAAAGAACAGATTAAGCATTCATTAGACGCTTGGTATCAGTCAATGCTGCAACAACAAGTAGAGAAAGCGACACGATTGAAAGAGGAAATTGAATCAAAAATTAATCATATGGAAGAAGATCAAAACATATTGTTTTATTATTCATTATTAGATTTTCGCTATCAAGTGTTAGCAGATCGTTTAAGTATTACAAGCAATAGCTTCGATAAAATTGATTCCTTGTCTCTTCCGAATGATCTGCTTTTAACACATTATTATCATCTCTTTAAAGGTATTCATCTAATGTTCATTTCGAATTACAAAGAATCTGAAATACATTTTGAGAAAGCTAAAGAATTATTAAAGCAAGTTTCTAATCCGATAGAACAAGCTGAATTTCATCAACACTTTGCTGTATTGTATCACCATACTTACAAAATGCTATCTTCTATTGAATATATAAATAAAGCGAAAGTGATATTTTTAAATCAAGAAGGATATGAAGTCAAAGTTGCATCCTGTGAAAATATTATAGGGACAGCTTGTATATTTTTAAAACAATTTGAACAAGCCGAAGAACATTTAAATCGTGCAATTGACATTTTACAGAAAGCTAAAGAAGATAAGCTAATTTTAATAGTTAGACATAATCTAGGTTTATTGTATGCTACCCAAAATCTATCCACTTTAGCTATTCGTCATTTATCAGAAGTAACAGAGAAACTTCCTAATCATATCAAAGCCATTTTCCTACAAGCAAGGGAACATTATAAATTAGGTGAAATAAATATTGCACAAAAATTAATTGAAAACGGTTTAAATATTTGTTCTGCAGTAGGAAACAAAGAATATATGTATCACTTCAACATTTTGAAAAGACTAAATGAAAGATGTTCAATGGATTTAGTGGAAAAAGAGATAAAAGAAGGACTATTTTACTTCGAAAAACAAGGATTATGGGATTATGTTGAAGAATATGGTGAGTTGTTAGCTGTCGAATTTCGTAAATTGAATAATCATGAAAAAGTAAGTGATTATTTTAATATCTGTTATGAAGCGAAACAAAAATTATTAAGTAGAGGAGCGTTAAAATAA
- a CDS encoding Phr family secreted Rap phosphatase inhibitor: MKKLGVITVGLSVIGILSLGLNHFAETQQATHADHFISKPDLAYSVSDTSTYSYTDGNTGISASE; this comes from the coding sequence ATGAAAAAATTGGGTGTTATTACTGTTGGTTTATCTGTTATCGGAATTCTTTCCCTTGGATTAAATCATTTTGCTGAAACACAACAAGCTACTCACGCAGACCATTTCATATCAAAGCCTGATTTAGCATATAGCGTTAGCGATACATCTACCTATTCATATACTGATGGAAACACCGGTATAAGTGCTTCAGAATAG
- a CDS encoding alpha/beta fold hydrolase — MKRLKFYVISCLVLVVLVICNIVEKPTAKVEEVKNTVATKLNTTEKMAEIDGQTIYFKQIGEGQPPLLMLHGFGGSSDGFRDIYPELAKDHTIIAVDILGFGRSSKPMDFQYSFPAQANIYYKLMKKLGYDKFAVLGHSMGGEISLNLTYLYPEAITHLILADSTGIESFQQKEGFQKPNLSVDLNTVSTITDYDKNAVKNRRDDKEHYSELSKMREHRLAMDANEIKVPTLIIWGRNDKSVSWKNGEAYHQLFKNSTFHIIEKGYHAPFRQEPEEFMKYVQAFFEKHAVSINE; from the coding sequence TTGAAACGATTAAAGTTCTATGTAATTAGCTGCCTTGTTCTTGTCGTATTAGTGATTTGTAATATCGTTGAGAAACCGACAGCAAAAGTAGAAGAAGTAAAAAATACTGTTGCAACAAAATTGAACACAACAGAAAAAATGGCAGAAATTGATGGGCAAACAATATATTTTAAACAAATTGGTGAAGGACAACCGCCGCTTCTTATGCTTCATGGCTTTGGAGGTTCTTCTGATGGATTTCGTGATATTTATCCAGAATTAGCGAAAGATCATACGATCATTGCAGTTGATATTTTAGGATTTGGTCGTTCTTCGAAGCCAATGGATTTTCAGTATTCATTTCCAGCGCAAGCAAATATATATTATAAGTTAATGAAAAAATTAGGCTATGATAAGTTTGCGGTGCTTGGTCATTCAATGGGGGGAGAGATTTCTCTTAATTTAACATACCTATATCCTGAGGCGATTACGCACCTTATTTTAGCGGACTCGACAGGAATAGAATCCTTCCAGCAAAAAGAAGGTTTCCAAAAGCCGAATTTATCGGTTGATTTAAATACGGTATCTACCATTACGGATTATGATAAAAATGCGGTGAAAAATAGAAGAGATGATAAAGAGCATTATAGTGAATTAAGTAAGATGAGAGAACATCGATTAGCGATGGATGCGAATGAAATCAAGGTGCCGACCTTAATCATTTGGGGCAGAAATGATAAAAGCGTTTCATGGAAAAATGGTGAAGCATATCATCAACTATTTAAAAATAGTACATTCCATATTATTGAAAAAGGGTATCATGCTCCGTTCCGTCAAGAGCCGGAAGAGTTTATGAAATATGTCCAAGCTTTTTTTGAAAAGCATGCTGTATCCATCAATGAATAA
- a CDS encoding immune inhibitor A domain-containing protein: MKKNKKLKPLSVLATAAVLSSTFAFGSQAAYAETPSLSLPIDEHLIPDERLAEALKERGVIDQSASQAETSKAVEKYVEKKKGENPGKEIITEDSLTQEASDFMKKVKDAKMKENEQAQQPTAGPVAGQDAGLNPRKLNGKVPTTPAKQEEYNGTVRKDKVLVLLVEFSDFKHNNIDQAPGYMYSKDFNREHYQKMLFGDEPFTLFDGSKINTFKQYYEEQSGGSYTVDGTVTEWLTVPGKASDYGADAGTGHDNKGPLGPRDFVKEALKAAVAKGINLADFDQFDQYDQDGDGNKNEPDGIIDHLMVVHAGVGQEAGGGKLKDDAIWSHRSKLGSKPYAIDGTQASVPNWGGKMAAYDYTIEPEDGAVGVFAHEYGHDLGLPDEYDTKYTGQGEPVESWSIMSGGSWAGKIAGTEPTSFSPQNKEFFQKNMKGNWANIVEVDYDKLGTGIGAATYLDQSVTKSKRPGIVRVNLPDKDIKNIESAFGTKFYYSTKGNDIHTTLETPVFDLTNATDAKFDYKAFYELEAKYDFLDVYAIAEDGTKTRIDRMGEKDVKGGMDTTDGKWVDKSYDLSQFKGKKVKLQFEYLTDIAVAYKGFALDNAALTVDGKVVFSDDAEGQPAMTLKGFTVSNGFEQKKHNYYVEWRNYAGSDMALQHARGPVFNTGMVVWYADQSFTDNWVGVHPGEGFLGVVDSHPEAIVGTLNGQPTVKSSTRYQIADAAFSFDQTPAWKVDSPTRGIFDYKGLPGVAKFDDSKQYINSIIPDAGRKLPKLGLKFEVVGQAEDKSAGAVWIHR; the protein is encoded by the coding sequence TTGAAAAAGAATAAGAAGTTAAAACCTTTATCAGTATTAGCAACAGCGGCAGTGCTAAGTAGTACTTTTGCATTTGGAAGTCAAGCAGCATATGCTGAAACACCATCATTATCTCTACCAATAGATGAGCATTTAATACCGGATGAGCGTTTGGCAGAAGCATTAAAAGAACGGGGAGTCATTGATCAATCTGCATCACAAGCTGAGACGTCAAAGGCTGTTGAAAAGTATGTTGAGAAAAAGAAAGGGGAAAACCCTGGGAAAGAAATCATTACAGAAGATAGTCTTACGCAAGAAGCTTCTGATTTTATGAAAAAAGTAAAAGATGCAAAAATGAAGGAAAATGAACAGGCGCAGCAGCCAACAGCAGGACCAGTAGCTGGACAAGATGCAGGATTGAATCCTAGAAAATTAAATGGAAAAGTACCTACTACACCAGCAAAGCAAGAAGAGTACAATGGAACTGTTCGAAAAGATAAAGTGCTTGTTTTACTCGTAGAATTTAGCGATTTTAAACATAATAATATTGATCAAGCGCCAGGATATATGTATTCTAAGGACTTTAATCGTGAGCATTATCAAAAAATGTTATTTGGTGATGAGCCATTTACGCTATTTGATGGGTCAAAAATTAACACATTCAAGCAATATTATGAAGAGCAATCAGGTGGTAGCTACACAGTTGATGGAACTGTAACGGAGTGGCTTACTGTTCCAGGAAAAGCTTCTGATTATGGTGCAGATGCTGGTACCGGTCATGATAATAAAGGACCTTTAGGACCGCGTGATTTTGTGAAGGAAGCATTAAAAGCAGCAGTAGCAAAAGGGATTAACTTAGCTGATTTTGACCAATTTGATCAGTACGATCAAGATGGAGATGGTAATAAAAATGAGCCAGATGGCATTATTGATCATTTAATGGTTGTTCATGCTGGCGTGGGTCAAGAAGCTGGCGGCGGTAAATTGAAAGATGATGCGATTTGGTCTCACCGTTCAAAACTTGGATCAAAACCATATGCAATTGATGGAACACAAGCTTCTGTTCCGAATTGGGGCGGAAAGATGGCTGCATACGATTATACAATCGAGCCTGAAGATGGAGCAGTAGGTGTGTTTGCCCATGAGTACGGTCATGATTTAGGCTTACCGGATGAGTACGATACAAAGTACACTGGACAAGGTGAACCAGTTGAATCTTGGTCTATTATGAGCGGCGGCAGCTGGGCTGGAAAGATTGCAGGAACAGAGCCAACAAGTTTTTCACCACAAAATAAAGAGTTTTTCCAAAAGAATATGAAGGGTAACTGGGCGAATATCGTTGAGGTAGATTATGATAAACTTGGCACGGGAATCGGTGCTGCAACATATTTAGATCAAAGTGTTACGAAATCAAAACGGCCAGGAATCGTTCGCGTTAACTTGCCGGACAAAGATATAAAAAATATCGAATCGGCATTTGGTACGAAGTTTTATTACAGTACAAAAGGAAATGACATTCATACAACACTTGAGACACCAGTATTTGATTTAACAAATGCAACGGATGCTAAGTTTGATTATAAGGCATTCTATGAGCTTGAAGCGAAGTATGATTTCCTTGACGTGTACGCTATTGCAGAAGATGGAACGAAGACACGTATTGATAGAATGGGCGAAAAAGACGTAAAAGGCGGTATGGATACAACTGATGGTAAGTGGGTTGATAAATCATACGATTTAAGCCAATTCAAAGGGAAAAAAGTAAAACTGCAATTTGAGTATTTAACAGATATTGCAGTAGCTTATAAAGGATTTGCATTAGATAATGCAGCATTAACTGTAGATGGCAAAGTTGTTTTCTCTGATGATGCAGAAGGACAACCTGCAATGACGTTAAAAGGATTTACTGTGTCTAACGGATTTGAACAGAAAAAACATAACTACTATGTAGAGTGGAGAAATTACGCTGGTTCTGACATGGCGTTACAACATGCACGTGGCCCAGTCTTTAATACAGGAATGGTTGTATGGTATGCGGATCAAAGCTTTACAGATAACTGGGTAGGCGTTCATCCAGGTGAAGGGTTCTTAGGCGTAGTAGATTCTCATCCAGAGGCAATCGTAGGGACATTAAACGGACAACCGACTGTGAAGAGCAGTACGCGTTATCAAATTGCCGATGCTGCATTCTCATTTGATCAAACGCCAGCATGGAAAGTAGATTCGCCAACTCGCGGTATCTTTGACTATAAAGGATTACCAGGCGTTGCGAAATTTGATGATTCTAAGCAGTATATCAACAGCATCATTCCAGATGCAGGACGTAAGTTGCCGAAACTAGGATTGAAGTTTGAGGTAGTAGGACAAGCTGAAGACAAGTCTGCAGGTGCAGTTTGGATTCATCGATAG
- a CDS encoding sporulation YhaL family protein, with product METLPWWIYLVIIGIVVSGYMVLYTSKKEQDMDNEFIEKEGEVYMKRLEEERERRNQESDKDSVLL from the coding sequence GTGGAAACTTTACCATGGTGGATTTATCTTGTTATTATCGGGATTGTCGTAAGTGGTTACATGGTTTTATATACTTCGAAAAAAGAGCAAGATATGGATAATGAGTTTATTGAAAAAGAAGGCGAAGTATATATGAAGCGTTTAGAAGAAGAACGCGAGAGACGTAATCAAGAGAGTGATAAGGATTCTGTGTTGCTTTAA